CTGCTCGAGCGTCGCTTCCTGGGGGATCGGCAGGACCTGGGGCCCCTGGGCGAGCATGAACTGCTGGTGGCTCCCGTTCGGTCCCTCGTACCCCTGGATCGAGAAGTCGGCGTACATCGGATCCAGTCCCATCGTCGGCGAGAGCAAGTCGCTCTGTCCGGAGTAGATCGTCACCAGGTCCCCGACCGCGACGCGGCCTTCGCGCGTGACGGCCTCGCCTGCGTCGACGACGACCGCGACTCCGCCGCTGCCAGTGGTGTGGTAGTCCTGATCGTGGGAGTCGAACTGGCTCACCGGGATCCCGGTGATCGCCCAGATGTCGTTGAAGTTGACCTCGCTCGCGAGGACGTACAGCAACACCTCGTTCGGCCCGGGATCCTCGACCGGGACGATCTCCTCGACCTCCGCCTCTTCCGGATCGCCGTGGGCAGCCTCGCCAGTGTCGTCGTCTTTGACGACCGCCTGGGCGTACTGGTACTCCGGCACCTCGTCGACGCCCGGGTAGAACGGCGTGCCGGGCTCGAGGAGCCGACCCTCGTCGATGAGTTCCTGCTCCTGTTCGGGCGAGGGATCGAACCGCTCTCGCGTCGGGAGGGGCTCGCTCGCACGATCGAGGAACTTCTCGATTCCCGCTTTCCCGCCGACTGGGTCGACGACCGCCTCCGCGAAGTGCGTCGCCTCAGCTTCGAGACCGACGTCGATACCGTCCTCGAAGCCGGTCCGGATCGCGTCGATCGCGCGGTCGAAGGCCTTCGTCCGGCCCTCGCTCGTGTATTCACACTGGTTTCTGTTGCGCTCGACGATCGGGTCTTCGAGGACGTCCTCGGGGAACTCGCCGGGCTCGCTCCACGTCTCGCGGTTCTCGAGGCGTTGCTCGCGAGCCTCGGCCAGCACGTCCGAACCGCCTGCGATGTGTTCGCGGGCGAGTTCTGACGCCCGCGCTCGAGCCGTCCGGTCGGTCTCGAGTTCGTCGATCAGCCCCATCTCGAGAGCCTCGTCGGCGTCGACGTTTCGGCCGTTCGTGACGATCTTCACGGCGTCCCGGATCCCCTCGAGACCGCGTTTCTCGGCGAGAAGCCGCGGGAGCCGCTGGGTGCCGCCGTACCCCGGGATGAGGTTCAGGTTGAGTTCGGGCTGGCCGAACTCGGCTCCCCGGTCGGCGACCGAGTAGTGGGCCGCGAGCTGTAACTCGTTGCCGCCGCCGAGGGCCGCGCCGTTGACTGCGGCGACGACCGGCACGGATAGCTCCTCGATCCGGCGGAACGCCTCGTGAGCCTTGTTCGGGAACGAGATCGCCTCCTCGAACTCGTGGACCTCCTCGAGAAACTGCTCGATGTCGGCACCGGCGACGAAGTTGCTCGGACCGCCGCCGGTGATCACGACCGCGCCGACGTCCTCGCGGCGGCCGAGGTGCTCGAGGACGGTGTTCAGTTCGTCGAGCGCGCGTTCGTTGAGCGCGTTCACTGGCGGGCTGTCGATCGTCACCGTCGCGACTTGCTCGTCCGTGTCGGCCCCGCGGACTGCATTGTACTGGACCGTGACGTTTCGATACTCCTCGAGGATCTCCTGTTCGGCGGCGAGTTGCTGTCGCCGTCGCCACCGTTCGCACTTCGGGCGGATGTCGTCGATCGTCTCGGGATTTTTCAGCGTCGTCGTATCGCCGATCTCCTCGCCGTTTAACATCGCAGTGAGCATGCGACGCATGTACTTCCCGGAGCGCGTCTCGGGGAATTCGTCGACCTCGACGAACTCCTCCGGGATCGCGGTGACGCCTTTCTCCTCTCGGACCAGTCGGGACAGCCGATCTTCGACCTCGGTCGTCAGTCGCTCGTTGGGCTTCGTCTGGACGAACGCGACCGGCGTCAGACCCTTCTCGTGGTGGTCGGCACCGACGACGACCGCGTTTGCCACCGGCGAGTCGGGGTTGATCTGTTTGTCCTGGAGGATCGCACCCTCGATCTCCTCGGTTCCCATCCGGTGGCCGGAGACGTTGATGACCTCGTCGGAACGCCCGTGGAGGCTAAAAGAGCGGTCCTCGTACTTCTTGGCGAAGTCACCCTGCAGGTACGCGTACTCGCCGTCCTTCTCGACCCAGTAGACGTCCTCGAAGCGCTCGGCGTTGCCCTTCCAGCCGTCTTTCCACCGTTCGGGCCCCCAGTTCTCGAGGTCCCCCCAGACGTACCGCATCAGGTACGGGTAGGGCTCGCGGATGATGATCTCACCTCGTTCCTCGTCGTCGGCCTCGCGCCACGCGACCGACCCGTCCTCGCGTTCTTCCGCTTTGACCCAGACGTCGCCGAACACCCACGGGAGCGGGTAGGTGTGGGCGTCCGGGCGCAACTCGAAGTCCTCGTTCCCGAAGAAGTGCGTCCAGACGATCCCGCCGTGTTCGGTCGCCCAGTAGGAGTTGATATACCACTCGCAGACTTCCTCCATGCCGAACTGCTGAACCGCGGGACTTACGGGCTCGGCACAGAACGTCGCGACGCGAAGCGAGTCGGTGCTCCACTCGCGCATGTCGCTTACGCTCTCGTCGTCCTCCATGATCCCCTTGAGGAAGGTCACGCCCGCCTTGAACACCGTCGCACCGTAGCGCTCGATGACCGAACTGAACCGGCCGGCGTCGGGGTAGACGGGCGCGCCCTCGAGCAGGATGCTCGTCGTCCGGGTCGACAGCGACGCGCTGATGAGATACGACTGTCCCGTAATCCAGCCGGGATCGGCGATGACGAACATCGTGTCCTCCCCGGGGACGACGTCGAACGACGTCTTCATCGTGTGTGCGATGCCCGCAGTGTAGCCGCCGTGGACGTGGACGACGCCTTTGGGTTTGCCCGTCGAACCGCTCGTGAAGATGACGAAGAGCGGATACTCCGCGTCGACCGGTTCGGGCTGCGAACTCGCCCACAGCGCCCGGACCAGGTCCCGGTCGGAGAGGTCGTACAGGTCCTCGAAGCTCTCGAGGTCGAATCCGGCCGCCCTGGCGTTCTCGAGGACGTCCTCGCGGGCCTCGGCGAGCAGGTCCGCGGACCAGGCGTCCCGATCGTGCATCTGGATCTCCTGGCCCGTATGCTCGACGACGATCACCTGCTCGACTCGTTCGTCGGAGTCGACCAGCGCCTGGGCGATCTCCGTCCTGATCTCGGATTTCTCTTCGCCCGAGAGGTCGTCGAACTCGGCGAGCGCGTTCCCCACGCCGCGCATGGCCTGGGCCCGTTCGACGGTTATCTCGCCTTCGATCGCCCGTTCGACTGCCGACATCATCGCGTCTGTGTGGTGATCGTCGACCTCGAGGTCGGCGAGCGTGCCGTCGACGATCTCGGTCACGATGTCGACGGGCAGGTAGTCGTCGAGTGCCGGATCGCCGTACTGCTCTTTGTACGGGACGACCTCCGCGTTGCGGTAGCCGCCGTCACTCGTGACGAGCACGTCGGCACCGAGCCGTGCGATGCGGTCGGAGAGCGTCTTGTCGCTGAATCCGCCGAACACCGGGGTGTACACGATCCCGAGACGCTTTGCCGCCTCGGTGTAGTAGATCTGTTCCATGACGTTCGGCATGTTCAGTGCGATCCGGTCGCCTTTCTCGAGGCCGAGGTTTTGTAGCACCTGCGCCGCGGACACGACGCGGACGAGCAGTTCGCGTCGCGAGATGTCCTCCGAGACGACCGGACCGCCGCGCCCGCCGTTTTTCGACTGGTCCCACCGGTCGCCCTCGAAGTGAAACGCCGTCTCCGCGCCGTGGCCCGCGAGGACGTTTCGATCGATCTCGTTGAAACAGGCGTTCGTCTGCCCTCCGGAGAACCACTCGTACAGGGGTGCCTCCGAATCGTCGAACGCCACGTCCCAGGGTTCGTGAGACGCCGCGTAGTCTCGTTCGATCGGGCTCCCGTCGTCGAACTGGAAGCCGGTCCAGGACTCCGAGTCGTCGCTCCAGGACAACCACTCGTCGTCCGATTCGTGATACCAGTGCAGTTCCCGTTTCGCGATCGACCCGTGGAACGCACCCGGATCCTCGCGTGCCCGCTCGCGCATCGCCTTCCAATCCTCGGCAGTGCGTATCGGATTCGATCGGACGTCCGTTTCTATGCTCGGTCTGTCTGCTAGTACGTCTGAGTCTGACATGGTACCGATGTTCGAACCGGTTCAATTCCACGAGTTAAATTGGTTACGAATGGCGTAGTCTTTCCCACCAGTTTCTCCCGCGCGACACCTCGCGTCCCCACCGTCGTCGAGTCGGTGATTGCCGACGCTGTGGCGTCCGAAATCTTTGATCCTGAACTGGTTCGTCGGGCCGTGAGAAAGCCCGCGCTGGTCAGGGTGTCTCGTTCCAGCGCTCGTTCGGTCGGAAGCGGGAGCCTCTCGAGTTCGAGCCCATTCCGTACGCAATCGAGTTCGATCGCGTCATCACGATAGCTGTGAGTCGTTACCGCCGCAACCGCGAACCGTCTTGCTGTTGCGTCGGTGCCCAGTCACAGCCATCATTATCAGGCCAGCCCGATCCGTTCGTCGTAGGCCCCGTGGTGTTTCTTGAACACGTCCATAATCTCGCCCATCGTCGCGTACGCCTTCACCGCGTCGATGATCGGGGGCATGACGTTCTCGTCGTTCGCGATGGCCTCCGAGATTCCCTCGAGGGACGCCTCGACCGCCTCGTCGTCGCGATCGTCTTTGACCCGCGCCAGGCGCTCGAGTTGCTGGTCTCGGACGCTGTCGTCGACCTCGAGAATCTCCGGGTTCGTGTCCTCCTCGATCGTGTACTCGTTGACGCCGACGACGACTTCCTCGCCGGCGTCGACCCGGTTCTGGTACTCGTAGGAGGCTTCCTGGATCTCCCGGTGGAAGTACCCCTCGCCGAGACCCGTGAGAACGCCGTCGCGCATCGAACCGCCGCCCATCTCGCGAATCTCCTCGAGGTAGTCCATCGTCTCGCGCTCGACCTCGTCTGTGAGCGCTTCCACTGCGAACGAGCCGCCCAGCGGGTCGACGATGTCGGCCACGCCGGACTCCTCGGCGATAATCTGCTGGGTGCGCAGGGCGACCCGTACTGCCTTCTCGCTCGGCAGGGCGAGTGCCTCGTCGAAGCTGTTGGTATGCAGGCTCTGGGTCCCGCCGAGGATGCCCGCGAGCGCCTGGATCGTCACCCGGGCGACGTTGTTGAGCGGCTGCTGGGCGGTCAGCGACTGGCCAGCCGTCTGCGTGTGGAACTTCAGCCGCCTGGACTCGGACTCGTCCGCGCCGTACCACTCGTCCATCACGCGGGCGTAGATCCGCCGTCCGGCACGGAACTTGGCGACCTCCTCGAAGATCGAGTTGTGGGCGTTGAAGAAAAAGGAGAGTCGCGGGGCAAACGCGTCGACGTCCAGTCCGCGCTCGAGCGCATCGTCGACGTACGCGAAGCCGTCCGCGAGCGTGAAGGCAAGTTCCTGGATCGCCGTCGATCCCGCCTCACGGATGTGATAGCCCGAGATCGAGACCGGGTACACGTTCGGCGTCTCTTCGACGGCGAACTCGATCGTATCGGTGACGGCGTCCAGAGATGGTTCGGGCGGAACGACCCACTCCTTCTGTGCGATGAACTCCTTGAGCATGTCGTTTTGGAACGTCGCCCGGATCTCCTCGCGCGGGACGCCCTGCTGGTCGGCGAGCGCGACGTACATCGCGTAGATGACCGGTGCGGAGGGGTTGATCGTAAACGAGGTCGAGACCTCGCCGACGTCGATACCCTCGAAGAGGATCTCCATGTCCCGCAGGGTGTCGACGGCGACGCCCTCCTTGCCGACCTCGCCCTCGCTCATCCGGTGGTCCGAATCGATCCCCATCAGCGACGGCATGTCGAACGCCGTCGACAGCCCCGTCTGTCCGTTCTCGATCAGGTAGTGAAAGCGGTCGTTCGTCTCCTCTGCCGTCCCGAATCCGGCGAACTGGCGCATCGTCCAGGTTCGACCGCGGTGCATCGTCGGATACGGTCCGCGAGTGTACGGCTCCTCGCCGGGGAAGCCGAGGTCCTCGAGGTAATCGATGTCCGCGACGTCTTCGGGCGTGTAGAGCCGGTCTACCTCGTGGTTCGAGACAGTAACGAACTCGTCTTTCCGTTCGCCGTGGCGGTCCAGCGCGGGCTCGAGCCGTTCGCTCTCCCACTGCGTTCGCTGCTGGTGAATCTGCTCGAGGTCGTCCTCGTCGTACATACGCTTTCTCAACTATACCGCCCGGAGTATAACGTTTTTGCTGCGCTCAGTACGTCGTTTCGGAATGGCGGGTTCTCGGTGCCAACACGGTGGGCGGGCGGCTCGTCTCCTGTCTCCGACGATCCGGTCCTGCAGCTAGTCGAGGTACACTGGATCAGAAGCGAACGCGGCTTCGTCGGCAGTCGTGTGGCCGATACGGAGCGGACGAGTGCGTGTTTCCTCGAGTGTTTCGCTGGCCGATTCGTCGCGTGTCCATCCTACAGCGGGACGTTTCCGTGATCTTTCGGCGGCCCCTCGACGCGCTTTCGCTCGAGTAACTCGAGGTCGTCGATCAGCCGTCGTCTCGTGTCCCTGGGTTCGATGACGTCGTCGATGTAGCCGCGTTTCGCCGGCTTGTAGGGGTTCGTAAACTCCTCTCGATACTCGTCGATCAACTGCTCCCGACGTGCCTCGGTATCGTCAGCCTCTGTGAGTTCCTTGCGATAGAGGATGTT
Above is a genomic segment from Natribaculum luteum containing:
- a CDS encoding acyl-CoA mutase large subunit family protein, translated to MYDEDDLEQIHQQRTQWESERLEPALDRHGERKDEFVTVSNHEVDRLYTPEDVADIDYLEDLGFPGEEPYTRGPYPTMHRGRTWTMRQFAGFGTAEETNDRFHYLIENGQTGLSTAFDMPSLMGIDSDHRMSEGEVGKEGVAVDTLRDMEILFEGIDVGEVSTSFTINPSAPVIYAMYVALADQQGVPREEIRATFQNDMLKEFIAQKEWVVPPEPSLDAVTDTIEFAVEETPNVYPVSISGYHIREAGSTAIQELAFTLADGFAYVDDALERGLDVDAFAPRLSFFFNAHNSIFEEVAKFRAGRRIYARVMDEWYGADESESRRLKFHTQTAGQSLTAQQPLNNVARVTIQALAGILGGTQSLHTNSFDEALALPSEKAVRVALRTQQIIAEESGVADIVDPLGGSFAVEALTDEVERETMDYLEEIREMGGGSMRDGVLTGLGEGYFHREIQEASYEYQNRVDAGEEVVVGVNEYTIEEDTNPEILEVDDSVRDQQLERLARVKDDRDDEAVEASLEGISEAIANDENVMPPIIDAVKAYATMGEIMDVFKKHHGAYDERIGLA
- a CDS encoding AMP-binding protein — encoded protein: MRERAREDPGAFHGSIAKRELHWYHESDDEWLSWSDDSESWTGFQFDDGSPIERDYAASHEPWDVAFDDSEAPLYEWFSGGQTNACFNEIDRNVLAGHGAETAFHFEGDRWDQSKNGGRGGPVVSEDISRRELLVRVVSAAQVLQNLGLEKGDRIALNMPNVMEQIYYTEAAKRLGIVYTPVFGGFSDKTLSDRIARLGADVLVTSDGGYRNAEVVPYKEQYGDPALDDYLPVDIVTEIVDGTLADLEVDDHHTDAMMSAVERAIEGEITVERAQAMRGVGNALAEFDDLSGEEKSEIRTEIAQALVDSDERVEQVIVVEHTGQEIQMHDRDAWSADLLAEAREDVLENARAAGFDLESFEDLYDLSDRDLVRALWASSQPEPVDAEYPLFVIFTSGSTGKPKGVVHVHGGYTAGIAHTMKTSFDVVPGEDTMFVIADPGWITGQSYLISASLSTRTTSILLEGAPVYPDAGRFSSVIERYGATVFKAGVTFLKGIMEDDESVSDMREWSTDSLRVATFCAEPVSPAVQQFGMEEVCEWYINSYWATEHGGIVWTHFFGNEDFELRPDAHTYPLPWVFGDVWVKAEEREDGSVAWREADDEERGEIIIREPYPYLMRYVWGDLENWGPERWKDGWKGNAERFEDVYWVEKDGEYAYLQGDFAKKYEDRSFSLHGRSDEVINVSGHRMGTEEIEGAILQDKQINPDSPVANAVVVGADHHEKGLTPVAFVQTKPNERLTTEVEDRLSRLVREEKGVTAIPEEFVEVDEFPETRSGKYMRRMLTAMLNGEEIGDTTTLKNPETIDDIRPKCERWRRRQQLAAEQEILEEYRNVTVQYNAVRGADTDEQVATVTIDSPPVNALNERALDELNTVLEHLGRREDVGAVVITGGGPSNFVAGADIEQFLEEVHEFEEAISFPNKAHEAFRRIEELSVPVVAAVNGAALGGGNELQLAAHYSVADRGAEFGQPELNLNLIPGYGGTQRLPRLLAEKRGLEGIRDAVKIVTNGRNVDADEALEMGLIDELETDRTARARASELAREHIAGGSDVLAEAREQRLENRETWSEPGEFPEDVLEDPIVERNRNQCEYTSEGRTKAFDRAIDAIRTGFEDGIDVGLEAEATHFAEAVVDPVGGKAGIEKFLDRASEPLPTRERFDPSPEQEQELIDEGRLLEPGTPFYPGVDEVPEYQYAQAVVKDDDTGEAAHGDPEEAEVEEIVPVEDPGPNEVLLYVLASEVNFNDIWAITGIPVSQFDSHDQDYHTTGSGGVAVVVDAGEAVTREGRVAVGDLVTIYSGQSDLLSPTMGLDPMYADFSIQGYEGPNGSHQQFMLAQGPQVLPIPQEATLEQAGAYVLATGTVWRALFTTLDVDPRTTMFVEGASTGTGWETTKLATRNDVEVTGLCSSEERAERIETLGADAIDRTDDPYDDIWGRIPREPEKWDEWKEAGREFVEAFEDHHDGRRADYAVSHAGELSFPRTFQMLEEGGKLTFYGASTGYYLTFLGKPGTSTPAVMYERADVRAGDGVLVYYGTDTGPDGVVDEVGLRAIEDAREAGGRIAVVTYTDEQQEFVESLGYGDAVEGTVSLEDLKRREEEFRWPETLPDLPNAQDDPEKFRRVVQQFTDEVFKPLGRAVGEHLRTPKNPRGYPDVVFDRADHDALFVSTMLTKPHTGNVVYSENLEDNRYSMYAPQVWMRQRDVLMPTAEILGTHLSNAYEVEQLNEAIDAGEVDLTDPAVVDWEDLPDAHQAMWDNEHEASSYVVEHALPDEGLTSKEELFLAWADQDE